The proteins below come from a single Fibrobacter sp. UWT2 genomic window:
- a CDS encoding metalloregulator ArsR/SmtB family transcription factor — protein MADSLNTREPIVPSMDLFGAISDEMRLKILLLLDQAEFTVNEIKDILDIHQSNASRHLAKLSACNLLKDRRDGIKAYYRLSEELYLSTRMLSMIRDAYEELPDKDILKCRAAQVLEDRTDKTKGQIHKLDQAGGSLKAQISLFGRLMYPFENAVDVGCGEGGDLTLMLCNSCKRVTALDYDPKIISGLQKILKQKNIQNVTPKVADMVSTGLPDNFADLVLMSQVLHHAKDPRLALKEAVRILKRGGTLALLDLAQHKEESFRTTHGHIWLGFDRSQLEFFVKEFNCDVVSSEIIPSENEVDKKLPVICMILKKK, from the coding sequence GTGGCAGATTCTTTAAATACTCGCGAACCGATTGTACCCAGCATGGACCTTTTCGGAGCCATTTCCGACGAAATGCGCCTCAAAATCTTGTTGCTTCTGGACCAGGCGGAATTCACCGTCAACGAAATCAAGGATATCCTGGATATCCACCAGAGTAACGCGAGCCGCCACCTGGCAAAGCTTTCTGCTTGCAACTTGCTCAAGGACCGCCGCGACGGCATCAAGGCCTATTACCGCCTGAGCGAAGAACTGTACCTGAGCACCCGCATGCTTTCGATGATTCGCGACGCCTACGAAGAACTCCCGGATAAGGACATTCTCAAGTGCCGTGCCGCACAGGTGCTCGAAGACCGCACCGACAAGACCAAGGGCCAAATCCACAAGCTCGACCAGGCGGGTGGTAGCCTCAAGGCTCAAATCAGCCTGTTCGGCCGCCTCATGTACCCGTTCGAAAACGCGGTGGACGTGGGCTGCGGCGAAGGCGGCGACCTCACGCTCATGCTCTGCAACAGCTGCAAGCGCGTAACGGCCCTGGACTACGACCCGAAAATCATCAGCGGGCTCCAGAAGATTTTAAAGCAGAAGAACATCCAGAACGTGACGCCCAAGGTGGCTGACATGGTCAGCACGGGCCTGCCCGACAACTTTGCCGACCTCGTGCTCATGAGCCAGGTGCTTCACCACGCCAAGGATCCGCGCCTTGCCCTCAAGGAGGCGGTTCGTATCCTCAAGCGCGGCGGAACGCTTGCCCTGCTTGACTTGGCTCAGCACAAGGAAGAATCCTTCCGCACCACGCACGGCCACATTTGGCTTGGCTTTGACCGCAGCCAGCTCGAATTCTTTGTCAAGGAATTCAACTGCGATGTCGTCTCCAGCGAAATCATCCCGAGCGAAAACGAAGTCGACAAGAAACTGCCCGTCATCTGCATGATTCTGAAAAAGAAATAA